A genomic window from Aestuariirhabdus litorea includes:
- a CDS encoding SMP-30/gluconolactonase/LRE family protein, producing the protein MKKAITLVMLMLIASVLLLLAFPSPIDAVAYRAPEPPPATGILTPNQRLTEATLLAKGAIFGPEDVAVDTLGRIYGGTQDGKIMRLHEGQLELFVDLGAQGKRARPLGLHFDQQDNLIVCDAWQGLLSISPEGRVTVLATEAEGVPFAFADDLDIARDGIIYFSDASSRFHQPDYALDLLEARPWGRLLAYNPATGTIRVLMRDLYFANGVALSANEDFVLVNETYRYRIQRYWLKGPKAGTHDLFIDNLPGLPDGVSGNRKGTFWVALATPRKASIDRMHMHPRIKNLIAKLPRFMWPKPVRYGYVLALDEQGEITSSLHDPSGEHLEMVTSAEEHNGYLYLGSLHNDRIGRLKL; encoded by the coding sequence ATGAAAAAAGCCATTACTCTCGTTATGCTGATGCTGATTGCATCGGTTTTACTGCTGCTTGCATTCCCCTCCCCCATCGACGCCGTCGCCTACAGGGCACCCGAACCGCCACCCGCCACCGGGATACTCACGCCCAACCAGCGGCTGACCGAGGCAACGTTATTGGCAAAAGGGGCGATCTTCGGACCCGAAGATGTGGCGGTGGATACCCTGGGCCGTATCTACGGTGGCACCCAGGATGGAAAGATCATGCGTCTCCATGAGGGTCAACTCGAACTCTTTGTGGACCTTGGCGCACAGGGCAAGCGAGCCCGCCCCCTGGGGCTGCACTTTGACCAGCAGGATAACCTGATTGTTTGCGATGCCTGGCAAGGCCTGTTGAGTATCAGCCCTGAAGGCCGGGTTACCGTATTGGCGACCGAGGCGGAGGGTGTCCCCTTTGCCTTTGCCGACGACCTGGATATCGCCCGCGATGGCATCATTTACTTCAGCGATGCCAGCAGCCGCTTTCACCAACCGGACTACGCATTGGACCTGCTGGAGGCTCGCCCCTGGGGGCGCCTGCTGGCCTACAATCCAGCGACGGGCACCATCCGGGTGTTGATGCGAGATCTCTATTTCGCCAATGGGGTCGCCCTCTCCGCCAACGAGGATTTTGTGCTGGTCAACGAGACCTACCGCTACCGAATCCAGCGCTACTGGCTGAAGGGGCCGAAGGCAGGCACCCACGATCTCTTTATCGATAACCTGCCGGGACTACCCGACGGTGTCTCCGGCAACCGCAAAGGCACTTTCTGGGTAGCGTTGGCCACCCCTCGCAAAGCCAGCATCGACCGAATGCATATGCACCCCCGCATCAAGAACCTGATTGCCAAGCTACCCCGCTTTATGTGGCCCAAACCCGTACGCTACGGCTACGTTCTGGCCCTCGACGAGCAGGGGGAGATCACCAGCAGTCTGCACGATCCCAGTGGCGAGCACCTTGAGATGGTGACCTCCGCCGAAGAGCATAACGGCTACCTGTATCTGGGCAGCCTCCACAACGACCGCATCGGACGATTAAAGCTGTAA
- the rnd gene encoding ribonuclease D: MPDPVWIDTDDQLAQAADRWLQADAVAVDTEFVRTQTFYADPGLIQVSDGQQVWLLDPIAISDFSPLAQLFSASGVVKVFHSCSEDLELLMRLVGVVPRPLFDSQLAAAFAGLGFSMGYQRLVSELLGLELPKDETRSNWCHRPLTGSQLHYAALDVYYLMQVYRLLNERLQQAQKLTWVLEEGETLASAAEAPVAIEEYYRQVKVAWKLFPDQLAVLRSLCTWREERARARNLPRSRVVRDSVLWDMAKYLPTTLNQLKRIPDIPQSILQREGEQLLQRIEAALADKDAYPSRLPFPLPASTKPIVKRIREFARERATQLNVEPELLVKKKQIDALIQGALKPSQRFSLPPILAGWRAEAFANELVETLNNEFKS, translated from the coding sequence ATGCCTGATCCTGTCTGGATCGATACCGACGACCAACTCGCGCAGGCTGCCGACCGCTGGCTGCAAGCGGACGCCGTTGCAGTGGATACCGAGTTTGTCCGCACCCAGACCTTCTATGCCGACCCCGGCCTGATTCAGGTAAGTGATGGCCAGCAGGTGTGGCTGCTGGACCCGATTGCAATCTCTGACTTTTCTCCGTTGGCGCAGTTGTTTTCCGCTTCCGGCGTGGTCAAGGTGTTTCACTCCTGCAGTGAAGACCTGGAACTGTTGATGCGTCTGGTCGGCGTGGTGCCGCGTCCCCTTTTCGATAGCCAGTTGGCGGCCGCTTTTGCCGGTCTGGGTTTCTCCATGGGGTATCAGCGGCTGGTGTCGGAGTTGCTTGGGCTGGAGCTGCCGAAGGATGAAACCCGCTCTAATTGGTGTCATCGGCCACTTACCGGCTCACAGTTGCACTATGCTGCGCTTGATGTGTATTACCTGATGCAGGTTTACCGGTTGCTGAACGAGCGCCTGCAGCAGGCACAGAAGTTGACCTGGGTGCTGGAGGAGGGGGAGACCCTGGCCAGTGCTGCCGAGGCACCGGTGGCCATCGAGGAGTATTACCGTCAGGTCAAAGTGGCATGGAAGCTGTTCCCCGACCAGCTGGCGGTGCTCAGATCCCTTTGCACCTGGCGCGAGGAGCGGGCGCGCGCCCGCAATCTTCCCCGCAGTCGGGTGGTGCGTGATTCTGTGCTCTGGGACATGGCCAAGTACCTGCCCACCACCCTTAACCAGCTTAAGCGCATCCCCGATATACCCCAATCGATCCTTCAGAGAGAGGGGGAGCAGCTGTTGCAGCGTATCGAGGCGGCGCTGGCGGACAAGGACGCCTATCCTTCCCGCTTGCCTTTTCCCTTGCCAGCGTCCACCAAGCCGATCGTCAAGCGGATCCGCGAGTTCGCCCGGGAGCGGGCCACTCAACTGAATGTGGAACCTGAGCTGCTGGTCAAGAAAAAACAGATCGATGCGCTCATACAGGGGGCGCTCAAGCCCAGCCAGCGCTTTTCCCTGCCCCCGATACTGGCGGGCTGGCGTGCTGAGGCCTTTGCCAACGAGCTGGTCGAAACCCTTAATAATGAGTTCAAGAGTTAG
- a CDS encoding YEATS-associated helix-containing protein encodes MDNHFFVLAIVMLIAGAFGGIVNFYLLGRTDERPNAWMRPVVLGIGASFLVPVVLDVLSIKLVIESAEDPSKLLIFTSICLIAAILSRYLSGSVGDRVAEEASRASMRVDELLVELRNLQEEIAPLIETETETELAGQVAAGEEVNPSDLDVTCNKVLKTLASGRFIFRSLSGLCEDSSADEATVRQTLAVLITKGLAGRSRGPKGERWFVTERGRRVLETLQ; translated from the coding sequence ATGGATAATCATTTCTTTGTATTGGCGATTGTGATGCTCATCGCCGGAGCCTTTGGCGGTATTGTCAATTTCTATCTGCTGGGACGCACCGATGAGCGCCCCAACGCCTGGATGCGTCCTGTCGTGCTGGGCATCGGGGCCTCCTTTTTGGTGCCGGTGGTGTTGGATGTCCTCTCCATCAAACTGGTCATTGAAAGCGCAGAGGACCCGTCAAAACTGCTGATATTTACCAGTATCTGCCTGATTGCTGCGATTCTGTCACGTTACCTGAGTGGCTCAGTGGGGGATCGAGTCGCGGAGGAGGCCAGTCGAGCCTCGATGCGAGTCGATGAGCTGTTGGTGGAGCTGAGGAATTTGCAGGAGGAGATTGCTCCCCTGATCGAAACCGAGACAGAGACGGAGTTGGCTGGCCAGGTAGCCGCAGGAGAGGAAGTCAATCCTTCCGACCTGGATGTGACCTGCAATAAGGTGCTGAAAACCCTCGCCAGCGGGCGCTTTATTTTCCGCTCACTGTCGGGCCTCTGTGAAGACAGTAGTGCGGACGAAGCCACGGTTCGCCAGACCCTGGCGGTGTTGATCACCAAAGGCCTTGCTGGCCGTAGTCGAGGCCCCAAGGGTGAGCGCTGGTTTGTTACCGAGCGTGGCCGGCGGGTGCTGGAAACGCTGCAGTAG
- a CDS encoding S9 family peptidase, which yields MPTELTPRARRTPSERHHPCATVIDPYQWLEDRDSPEVIAHLEAENRYTQAQMAGTEALQQQLYEQTLERIQETDLTVPWRWQDYDYFSRTLEGQDYPQHWRRHCTTGLEQLLLDENRLAADHDFFELADFEVSPDQRLLAIATDTRGDESYEISVFDIESGQCLESSLTQCSGNLVWSMDSQGIFYSTLNQKHRPWRLLSHRLGQSQTLDTLIFEETDERFFLHAYRTKSDKYLIIEAHSKTTSEVWCGRVDTPDPGPLHSFCPRRENHEYDVEHHRDRFLIRSNRDGDNFALYQSPPNGPSEADWQLLVPHDEETTLEGIEPLAGFIVISERCQGQPRLRVLAEESAPFWLEFPDACRSLDCVDNVEAESSRLRVRYESLITPPSLWDIDLVTGERYLLKSVPVLGNYQPERLLSKRIECTARDGTRIPISLVGQKESFQSPAPLLLYAYGAYGEPLDPWFSHARLNLLERGFLFAIAHVRGGGCLGERWYHQGRRQQKMHSFEDFIDCSHYLIEQGLTDPQHLVISGGSAGGLLVGSVLNMAPGLFKAAIADVPFVDILNTMCDPELPLTQTEYDEWGDPNDPASYRYIASYDPISQVKPQPYPDLLVTTALEDTRVAYWEAAKWVATLRDRALPPHSIQLKTSMNAGHGGVSGRYQAYRESAFEQAFILKSLLLSNS from the coding sequence ATGCCCACCGAACTCACCCCCAGGGCCCGCCGCACCCCTAGCGAACGCCATCACCCCTGCGCCACCGTAATCGACCCTTATCAGTGGCTGGAGGATCGCGACTCCCCCGAGGTGATCGCACATCTTGAGGCTGAAAACCGCTACACCCAGGCCCAGATGGCCGGCACCGAAGCGCTGCAGCAACAGCTCTACGAGCAAACCCTGGAACGCATCCAGGAAACCGACCTCACCGTACCCTGGCGCTGGCAGGATTACGACTACTTCAGCCGCACGCTCGAAGGGCAGGATTATCCCCAACATTGGCGCAGGCACTGCACCACCGGGTTAGAGCAGTTACTTCTCGATGAAAACAGGCTCGCCGCCGATCACGATTTTTTTGAGCTCGCGGATTTTGAAGTCAGCCCGGACCAGCGCCTGCTGGCGATTGCTACCGATACTCGAGGCGATGAATCCTATGAGATAAGCGTTTTCGACATTGAAAGCGGGCAGTGTCTTGAATCCAGTCTCACTCAATGCTCCGGCAACCTGGTCTGGAGCATGGACAGCCAGGGGATCTTTTATAGCACACTCAATCAAAAGCATCGCCCCTGGCGGCTACTGAGCCACAGGCTGGGCCAATCCCAAACCTTAGATACACTGATCTTTGAAGAAACCGATGAGCGCTTTTTCCTCCACGCCTATCGCACCAAATCGGATAAATACCTGATCATTGAGGCCCACAGCAAAACCACGAGTGAAGTCTGGTGCGGTCGAGTGGACACCCCGGACCCAGGACCGCTCCATAGCTTCTGCCCCCGCCGTGAAAACCATGAGTACGATGTTGAGCACCACCGCGACCGTTTCCTGATCCGCAGCAACCGCGACGGTGATAACTTCGCCCTCTACCAAAGCCCTCCCAACGGCCCCAGCGAAGCGGACTGGCAATTGCTGGTGCCACACGACGAGGAGACCACCCTGGAGGGTATCGAGCCACTGGCTGGCTTTATCGTGATCAGCGAACGCTGCCAGGGTCAACCACGACTGCGAGTACTGGCAGAAGAGAGCGCCCCCTTCTGGCTGGAGTTTCCCGATGCCTGCCGCTCTCTAGACTGCGTTGACAACGTTGAGGCGGAGTCCTCGAGGTTACGTGTACGCTACGAGTCGCTCATTACACCACCGAGCCTATGGGATATTGATCTGGTCACCGGGGAGCGCTACTTGCTCAAATCGGTCCCCGTACTGGGCAACTATCAACCCGAACGACTGCTCAGTAAGCGTATTGAGTGCACGGCGCGTGATGGCACACGCATCCCTATCAGCCTGGTGGGGCAGAAGGAGAGCTTCCAGTCCCCTGCTCCCCTGCTTCTGTACGCCTATGGCGCCTATGGCGAGCCCCTGGACCCCTGGTTTTCCCATGCGCGACTCAACCTGCTTGAACGAGGTTTTTTGTTTGCCATCGCCCATGTTCGCGGCGGTGGCTGCCTCGGAGAGCGTTGGTACCATCAGGGGCGGCGGCAGCAGAAAATGCACAGCTTTGAGGATTTTATCGACTGTTCCCATTACCTGATCGAGCAGGGGTTAACTGACCCGCAACACCTTGTCATCAGTGGCGGCAGTGCCGGCGGCCTGTTGGTCGGTTCCGTTCTGAACATGGCGCCGGGGCTCTTTAAGGCGGCCATCGCCGATGTTCCCTTTGTCGATATTCTCAACACCATGTGTGACCCCGAACTCCCCCTAACCCAGACGGAGTATGACGAGTGGGGGGATCCCAACGACCCTGCCAGTTACCGCTATATTGCCAGCTACGACCCCATTTCCCAGGTCAAGCCCCAGCCGTATCCAGACCTTCTGGTGACCACCGCCCTTGAGGATACGCGGGTGGCCTACTGGGAAGCTGCCAAATGGGTGGCCACGCTCCGCGATAGAGCCCTGCCCCCCCACTCCATCCAGCTCAAGACCAGCATGAACGCTGGCCACGGCGGGGTTTCGGGGCGCTACCAGGCCTATCGAGAGTCCGCTTTCGAGCAGGCATTCATCCTAAAAAGCCTTTTATTATCAAATAGTTAG
- a CDS encoding acyl-CoA dehydrogenase family protein has product MSELQQYFGESQQLIRSTVRKFVEREVKPFIDQWEEEEEFPLELYRKAGALGILGIGYPEELGGCGGDLFDKVAASEELMRSGSGGFAAGLGSLDIGLPPVIKWGSEALKQRIAPPVLAGEKVMALAITEPSGGSDVANLKTRAVREGDYYRLNGSKTFITSGVRADYYSVAVRTGDEGYGGISLLLVEKGMPGFSVGRKLKKSCWWASDTAELFFDDCRVPVANLIGAENTGFYAIMSNFQSERLQLAIMANMTSELALDACLEYVREREAFGRPIGRFQVIKHKLAEMATQLEASREFTYRQAARMNAGQSVIKEISMAKNFATDVSDKVTYEAVQIFGGYGLMRESLVERLYRDNRILSIGGGTREIMNEIISKQMGL; this is encoded by the coding sequence ATGAGCGAGCTGCAACAGTATTTTGGGGAATCACAACAGTTGATCCGCTCGACCGTGCGCAAGTTTGTTGAGCGTGAGGTCAAGCCCTTCATCGATCAATGGGAAGAGGAGGAGGAGTTTCCCCTTGAGCTCTATCGCAAGGCGGGAGCGCTGGGGATCCTGGGGATCGGTTATCCCGAGGAGCTCGGTGGCTGTGGCGGTGACCTGTTCGATAAGGTGGCGGCCAGTGAGGAGTTGATGCGATCCGGCTCCGGTGGTTTTGCCGCAGGACTGGGCTCGCTCGATATTGGGCTGCCTCCGGTCATCAAGTGGGGCAGTGAGGCGTTGAAACAGCGTATTGCCCCCCCCGTCCTGGCCGGGGAGAAGGTGATGGCGCTGGCGATCACCGAGCCCAGTGGTGGCTCGGACGTTGCGAACCTCAAAACCCGGGCAGTGAGGGAGGGCGATTATTATCGTTTGAATGGTTCCAAAACCTTTATCACCAGTGGGGTAAGGGCCGATTACTACAGCGTGGCGGTGCGCACGGGCGATGAGGGGTATGGTGGAATCAGCCTGCTATTGGTGGAGAAGGGGATGCCCGGCTTTAGCGTTGGGCGTAAGTTGAAGAAAAGCTGTTGGTGGGCCTCCGACACCGCGGAGCTCTTTTTTGATGATTGCCGGGTACCGGTCGCCAACCTTATTGGTGCTGAAAATACGGGGTTTTACGCCATCATGTCCAACTTTCAGTCGGAGCGACTGCAGTTGGCGATCATGGCCAACATGACCTCGGAGCTGGCCCTGGACGCTTGTCTCGAGTACGTTCGCGAGCGTGAGGCTTTTGGTCGTCCCATCGGCCGTTTTCAGGTGATCAAGCACAAGCTTGCGGAGATGGCGACCCAGTTGGAGGCGAGCCGCGAATTTACCTATCGCCAGGCGGCTCGAATGAATGCGGGCCAGTCGGTGATCAAGGAGATCTCGATGGCGAAAAACTTCGCCACCGATGTTAGCGACAAGGTCACCTACGAAGCGGTGCAGATCTTTGGTGGCTACGGGCTGATGCGCGAGTCCCTTGTGGAGCGCCTCTATCGCGATAACCGAATCCTCTCCATCGGCGGGGGGACTCGGGAGATCATGAACGAGATCATCAGCAAGCAGATGGGGCTTTAG
- a CDS encoding YcgL domain-containing protein gives MMKLIASIYKSPKKDEMYLYVEKAKGLTQVPEKLLELFGTPRHVMDLMLREERPLARADVVQVMEGIQAKGFHLQMPPQKDDYLIELPDELLTMNDPL, from the coding sequence ATGATGAAACTGATTGCCTCTATCTACAAAAGCCCCAAAAAGGATGAGATGTACCTGTATGTCGAGAAGGCCAAGGGGCTCACCCAGGTACCTGAAAAGCTACTGGAGCTGTTCGGAACGCCCCGTCATGTGATGGACCTGATGTTGCGTGAAGAGCGCCCTCTGGCCCGTGCGGATGTCGTGCAGGTGATGGAAGGTATCCAGGCTAAAGGCTTCCATCTGCAGATGCCGCCGCAAAAGGATGATTACCTGATCGAGTTGCCGGATGAGCTGCTCACCATGAACGATCCCCTGTAG
- a CDS encoding YcgN family cysteine cluster protein codes for MAQKVEPFWKRKSLGEMSREEWESLCDGCGRCCLQKLQDEEDEQVYYTRVACRYMTDNCRCSVYASRNEKVPTCVWLKPEDVEQFYWLPTTCAYRLIWEGKELDWWHPLVSGDTETVHTAGISVRGKTLSDADIPEDQWEEQIINWCSE; via the coding sequence ATGGCACAGAAGGTCGAGCCGTTCTGGAAGCGAAAGTCGCTGGGTGAAATGTCCCGGGAGGAGTGGGAGTCACTCTGTGATGGCTGTGGTCGTTGCTGCTTGCAGAAACTTCAGGATGAAGAGGATGAGCAGGTTTACTATACACGGGTAGCCTGTCGATACATGACCGATAACTGCCGCTGTTCGGTGTACGCTTCACGTAACGAGAAGGTGCCCACCTGTGTCTGGCTTAAGCCGGAGGATGTTGAGCAGTTCTACTGGTTGCCGACCACCTGTGCCTACCGCCTGATCTGGGAGGGAAAGGAACTCGATTGGTGGCATCCGCTGGTGTCCGGCGATACGGAAACGGTTCATACAGCCGGTATTTCGGTGCGGGGAAAGACCCTTTCTGATGCGGATATTCCTGAGGATCAATGGGAAGAGCAGATCATCAACTGGTGCTCAGAATGA
- a CDS encoding VWA domain-containing protein produces MIGTVLGSIRWVVVMALLALSGYTAGAMGNDVRMLIDISGSMKANDPDNLRVPAVELMTDLLPDGAKAGVWTFGQEVNMLVPYGTVNELWRKRARERIKQINSVGLYTNIGAVLDKASFDRNDPATDSERNLILLTDGMVDVSKEKAADAEARERILSQQLPELAGRGYRIHTIALSENSDRELMDTLAIDSGGLSSRASSAQDLTTLFLKALEQAEPVEEVPLKDNRFLIDSSVDEFTLLAFKSSPDDRVQLRSPSEAVIDRNQPGEGVRWYAAPGYELITIPQPYEGEWLLQSQERPDNRVTVVSDFKMEVSRLSPNAYVGEQLSLEVGFTESGQPLKDPALLELIALGIELRDGEGEIVSQARAAGSEFVNGIFKHRLPPLPDPGDYELIVLADGQTFKREQRQPLSVREPFLFRANLVTGQGPDRFDVEVVPRTQSIDRGATEVFARVIKPDGTKQLRGVITLDAEARRWSFPIEALVRGEYQINLKVSAVTQEGKPFEVTSPLTLSYPEATLLTAPVAEPGVEIASPEQPTDPEPAQVEELQAEPGLLDEAEKTAESDTDLPPEADTDIPATDSDTQTAEPAEPSSPEGQAEAEEAGQAEEPGEPEEESRLWLYIALALANLLVVVGLVFVYLKFIREPKPAPAPADEEGEDDRDSR; encoded by the coding sequence TTGATTGGAACCGTACTGGGTAGTATCCGCTGGGTCGTTGTGATGGCCCTGCTGGCCCTGTCTGGCTATACCGCGGGAGCGATGGGCAATGATGTGCGGATGCTGATCGATATCTCCGGTAGCATGAAGGCCAATGACCCGGATAATCTCAGGGTTCCGGCCGTTGAGCTGATGACCGATCTCCTCCCCGATGGCGCCAAAGCAGGTGTCTGGACCTTTGGCCAGGAGGTCAATATGTTGGTCCCCTACGGCACCGTCAACGAGCTGTGGCGTAAACGTGCCCGTGAGCGCATCAAGCAGATCAACTCCGTTGGGCTCTACACCAACATAGGGGCGGTACTCGATAAGGCGAGCTTCGACCGAAATGATCCGGCAACCGACAGCGAGCGCAACCTGATCCTGCTGACCGATGGAATGGTCGATGTCTCCAAGGAGAAAGCCGCTGACGCGGAGGCCCGGGAGCGTATCCTGAGCCAGCAGCTGCCCGAACTGGCCGGGCGTGGTTATCGTATTCACACCATTGCACTTTCTGAGAACTCGGATCGCGAACTCATGGATACCCTGGCCATCGACAGCGGTGGCCTCTCATCCCGTGCCAGTAGTGCCCAGGATCTGACAACACTTTTTCTTAAAGCCCTTGAGCAGGCCGAGCCGGTAGAAGAGGTTCCCTTAAAGGATAACCGCTTCTTGATTGACTCATCGGTGGATGAGTTTACCCTTCTGGCTTTCAAGAGCAGTCCCGATGACCGGGTGCAGCTCAGGTCCCCCTCCGAAGCGGTGATTGACCGCAACCAGCCCGGGGAGGGGGTGCGATGGTACGCCGCGCCCGGCTATGAGTTGATCACCATACCCCAGCCCTATGAGGGGGAGTGGCTATTGCAGTCGCAGGAGCGACCCGATAACAGGGTTACGGTTGTCAGTGACTTCAAGATGGAGGTCTCCCGTTTATCCCCTAATGCGTATGTGGGCGAGCAGTTATCGCTGGAGGTGGGCTTCACCGAATCCGGCCAACCGCTGAAGGACCCGGCACTGCTGGAGCTGATTGCGCTTGGGATTGAGCTCCGCGATGGCGAGGGCGAGATCGTTTCTCAGGCCAGGGCCGCAGGAAGCGAGTTTGTAAACGGCATTTTCAAACACAGGCTGCCACCCTTGCCGGATCCGGGTGACTATGAGCTTATCGTGCTCGCAGATGGGCAGACCTTCAAGCGCGAGCAACGGCAGCCGCTTTCTGTGCGTGAGCCCTTCCTGTTCAGGGCCAACCTGGTTACAGGCCAGGGGCCGGACCGGTTTGATGTGGAGGTGGTTCCGCGCACCCAGTCGATCGACCGGGGCGCTACCGAGGTGTTTGCGCGGGTGATCAAGCCCGATGGCACCAAGCAGCTTAGGGGGGTTATTACCCTCGATGCGGAGGCTCGTCGCTGGAGCTTTCCGATTGAAGCCCTGGTCCGGGGGGAGTACCAGATTAACCTGAAGGTGTCAGCGGTTACCCAGGAGGGCAAACCGTTCGAGGTCACCAGCCCGCTCACCCTTAGTTACCCTGAGGCGACACTGTTGACGGCACCGGTAGCCGAGCCGGGGGTAGAAATAGCGTCGCCAGAGCAGCCCACTGATCCCGAGCCGGCTCAGGTGGAGGAGCTTCAGGCGGAGCCGGGGTTGCTTGACGAGGCGGAAAAGACGGCTGAGTCTGATACGGATCTGCCTCCCGAGGCCGATACTGACATTCCCGCGACCGATAGCGATACCCAGACCGCTGAGCCAGCAGAGCCGTCTAGCCCAGAAGGGCAGGCTGAGGCAGAAGAAGCGGGTCAAGCCGAAGAGCCCGGTGAGCCAGAGGAGGAGTCG